TAGATTCAGTgttaaacaaagataaaaaatgaagtTTAATTTAGGGTTACTACACGTAAATGGCACACATTCTTTGGAAtggctcatttacatttaaatagttTGCTACTGAAATTGTACATCTTTTCCATAAAAAACAATTATCAACTGATCACACttatataaatgatataaatgGGAACTTGCACATCTACATAAATGATGTGACCAAAAAAAATGATAGGTATTAGTGTGAGAACTCTCAGTTGCCCAATTTCCTCCTGCTGTGAGACGTGCTATAAAGATCACAGAAATTGTTTGTAGGTACACGGCAGGTTCTTTGAGCTTCATGTTTACACAGCACTGTAGGGGAGAACCCCTACCAAGGCTCAAAGAAGAACCCAGTCATCAAAGTGGGACGGGGGGCCTAACCTTTGCCATCCAAACCAACTTAGATCTCTTCTGGTACCTTAATGAGTCTAACATACATGGAACTGCTCATCTTGGAGGGAAATCAAGACATTTGTGAtaccaatatacagtacaatgacattttgGTACCAATACATCAGAATTGTTTTTCTCCCAAAAGGTTTCCAAGACAAAAAGTACCTGTTTAATGTTTGACACCAACATAATgtgaattatttatatatttattagaattttaatgtcatgatttacacacttcgataacattcatgacaggacaggtagttactggttacacaagattcatcagttcaagtctttaatatcaaacacaatcatggacaattttgtatctccaattcgcctcacttgcatgtctttggactgtgggaggaaaccggagctcctagaggaaacccacacagacacagggagaacatgcaaactccacacacaaggacctggaccgttccacctgggaatcgattcttgctgtgaggcaacagtgctacccactgagccactgtgccgctctTCTGTCTCATTAGTCATGCATATGGCTACTATGTTTTACATTGAGAGACACAGAAAAACAGCCAAGTGTGCCCAATCAGGAAggtggcagtgctgagaactaAACATGGGTCACTTTGGGGGTGGACAAGGGCATCAAATGGCATTAAAATTAAGTTTAATTTCCATCAACTACACTTggatcattattttacattcttTAAATGAGATTGTAATCATTTGTTAATCAAAATCTAAattatgtaatatataatataataatataacaaatataaGCTCCTAACCTTGTGGCAACCTTAGGTACCCCTGTTATTACAAGCCAGGACATCTCAACTAATATGATACCTCACCTTAAAAATGTTCTTCTAACTTATTGGGCACAAGGACCCAGAGAAGTCTTGTAAAAAGCCATTGTGGAGCCTGTTTTAGCCCAGTTATAAGTCAATTATTAATGCCCATGCTTTTGGAAAAGGATTAACACTAGGCTCATGGTCAGGAGTTCCATATTTTTGATCATAGTTTATAAATGTTGGGGGCCACATTCAGCAGTCCTACCTTAGGTCTTAGGTTTAAGTACTTGTCATTACCTTACTGCAAACCAGCTGACTTAAAGACTGAGCTAAGCTCAGTTTAAAGCCCTCAGAACCTTAATGAATAACAAAGAAGGCAGATTTAGTCTAAAACTCACCCGTTTGCCAATTAACAGCGAGCACTTTGACCTCTCTGTAGTATGTTAGGCTTTACTACCCATTAAAGGACAGACATGCATAAACAATTCATCAAGGCAGCGTGGTTGGATTACTGAGTGGAGCGGATCTGGTATTATCTAAGCTAAGGCTTGTGTTTAAATAGGAGTAAGCTGAAAAGAGTGATTTGTGTTGTACATGGTGAGGTTAAATGGTGGCAAAGGCAGTGCAGGAAGGCACAATCCCAGTGGGTTAGTAACACCGTCATTTTCAATTAAAACAGAGGCTGTTAACCTTTTCATCACCTGGACAAGGAATGTCAATTATTTATCAGTTAACCAGTAAAGACATTAATTaaccaacaaataaataataaattagtcATTGTTTGGTTGGTTGAAATGGTCATTTAAATTCCTTTCCAACACTTGACACTTGATTTGAATTGAAAGTGGAGCCACCGATCCCCGACACACTAGTGCTACAAAGTTCAGAATAGTGATTTGTAACACTCTCACCCACCCTTGAAGTGCATGCACCAGTTCCGTATACAAAATCGTTTACAGAGACTTTTTTTAAAGCACTTATATTACATAAACAATAGACTGATGGTATGTAGAGTTGTTGTATTATTTCTTCCACtaaaattacttatttattaacatttgcacCAAATCCCAGTACACCAATCCCAACAACTACACCAATGTTGTCAAGAAAAATGTAAGACCCACTGCATTTTCCTTTATTACTATGTGTAGTTAGCGCAATGTTTACTACACTCCGATGCTGAACTTTTCAATATAGGAATGCATGGCATGAGCTTTACTtgtctagttattattattattctttacttttttgaatGCTTTCTTCTGCTGCACTGTTTAAGCCACCAAACTCAAAATATGCATAGTTCCTATAGCCATGAGGTGTCCTTGTGCTATTCGGAGTGATTAGGCTTACCAATTTTGCATAGTTCTTGTCCCagcaatgtgttgcaggcaatcAGTAATtagaatacatttacaaaaaccaatgaatttaataaaacattattaaaataaaatattctttttttatctaTTTGAATTAAAGATAGTACACAAATCATTGcttactgtcccagctttttgattaaaaacattaatttttaaaaaattgtagGGGAAAATGAGCtattaatcacaaataaattaataaataaataaataattactactagtaataataatttgtattgttaatttgattaatcaatattattttaatattattataataattaacaataattattataattataaatttttttaaaaattttgtttaagaattttctcccctttttctcccttttagcgtgtccaattgcctgattgcgtcacgcttcctctccaccaatgccgatccccgctctgattgaggataacgaagctaacccactccccctccgatgtgtgcagcagccgtatgcattttgtcacctacactttgacgagtgcaatgcggatcagcactgtgtacggagagacacaccaagacagcactcttttcctgtctctgtgctggcgccatcaatcagccagcagaggtcgtaattgcatcagccatgagagagaccctatccggcttttttttttaaatatcccacctctatctgaacaacaggccaaccgttgttcaggtgggcgctcagcccagcccagctctggtgtgctagagtgtgtttttatcgctgcgccacctgagcggctattgttataaattcttaataatttattgcaattaattaattactgttGTAAAGTAGGTGTTTGTTTTTGATAGAAACAAAGAAGACatcacttttattctttttataaacatttaattataaatacagataatACATAGTATTCAGTAGTGCTGATTTGCTGAATTACTGCATTAtttcagtaaaatattaaactgaAATGTCCACTCTGTTACCCCTCACTGTTAGTTGACTAAATGTAATCACTAATGCCAAATGTGAAGAATTTAAGTCATTAGAAGATTGCGGTGTTGTTCTTTCCCAGAGATCTCACCAGAGAGCTCCggtctatttaaaaaatacgTCCACCATCCTCTTTTTGCATTCTGTCCTTATGCTAGCATTTGTGAGACAGTCTCTGGGCTTAAAGCCACTGGACAGGGTCACACCATCATTCCAGAATCACTCAGGCCTGTATGCGGCCTTCAATGGGGTCAGTACAAACCCAATGAAGCATTGCTTAGTGGGAAATCAACTTCCCTCACAGCTAAATGATTGTTTTCATGTCCTATTAAGCATGTCATTGACAAACAGTTGGCTTTGAAAACATCTCCAGTTCCCTAGCCACGATCCTGGCACTGATTGTCTGGGTTCTGAAGTCAGCAAGACTGCATGACGTATCTCAATCGCTTTCTCAAAAATGTCCTTTCTTTTACTTTGAGAAGCAATGGGTAATGTGCTAACTAGCTCTAGAACTAGCACAGCATCTCAgttttgattaaaaaatacacacaagtGCTTAGTGTCAGAAAGGTAAAAGCGCTGCTAGAACTGTGGGTAATAGAAGTACAAAACTCCATCGGCTTCTGCTGATGATGTTGGTAGCAGCATTGTTGTAGGTTTGAATCCGCATGAACACGGCATTGGTGTGGTTAGTGGGCAGCTCCACGTTACATGCCATGCCTTCACAGCATGATATACATTTCTGGGAGAAGGCAAGAAAAGAACACAAGCAAAAGATGTACTGTTAGTTATTGCAAAGTATAAGTTGGGTCACAATGCAATCACAATAATTACAAACTAGCTCTTATACACTAAAGTGCCAGACAAATTGGTACACCAGTCTAATACTTGGTAGGTCCCCTACAGGAGTGTAGGAGTGCAGATATATGATGGGGCATGGACTCCATGGGCTATTTGCAGAACTATTCTgcagacagttgtagcctagtggtaaccagaagatcactggttcaagccccagcactgctaggttgctgctgttgggcccttgagcaaggcccttaaccctcaattgcacagactgtatactgtcactgttcTGTAAGTCCCTTTGGACAAAGCCGTCTGataaatgccgaaaacaaaACTTCTTGCAGAGTGGTCAATGATTCTGTTGTATTCTGAGGTGTATGGGATGACATCCCAGATGTGTTCAATAACGTTGAGATGTGGTGACTTAGGTAGGAATGGCAAAACCCCAATTTTAGATGAGTGTTCCTCTAAACATAATTTGGTGTCTCTAGACGTGTGTGGTGGGGCACATTGTCTGGTTGGAAGAGGCCAAACTCATCAGAATGAATGCAGGACATAAATGGGAGTAATGTGTCAGAAAGCAGACACACATAGCATTCACCTGTCAGAGATGTTTGAAGAAGTACTAGGGGTCACATGGAATGCCAGCTAAACAAACCTCATACCATTATGTAGCCACCACCAGCCACTACAGTCCCCTGTTTTTTGAGCACTCACGCATGAATAGAGCAGTGTGCATGTGGACTTACCGTATGGTGTGTGCTTTCGTGTTGCTGGCAGCCAATTGCGTTGCAGTCCTTGTATGATGCACACCTTTTGGTCACAAACTTGGTTTTTCCATGACGTCCGAAATGATGTATTGTCATACAGTACTGTGTATCTATAGTGTAGACAGGAAGTTAAtgtacaagtcaagtcaagagaagttttattgtcatttcagctatatacgaatacatattgaaatgaaacaacgttcctccaggaacaGGGTGCAATATAGAacaaagtgcaagacagtacagtacagtgcaggtagacaacattacaataaatacaatttatgaGTAAAGTGAGTAAATAATGGGTGAGGTAGATAAACATTTCCTGATATGCAAAAGTAAATGTTTCAAGTATTATTCCGGGATATAACGTTTTAGTTTAGAATGAAAATAGTTTTATAATGTCCAGATGTGCAAGTATTGTACAGAAAAAGTTATGTGtatgagtcaagtcaagtcagacAAAGCAGCTAATTTAACAGTGCAGTTAAATTAGCTTCATCCAGATTTCTTTTACTTTTGTATGTTGTAACACTTGTTTCACTTCCAATTTTATCTATTCAAAATGTAAaccaatttaaatttaaatattaaacaaatatacaaatataaatctaAACAAATGAATCATTCATATCTGCCTATTAAATCTGTGTTAGAATGTGAAGGGTAAATTAAAGAAGCACCTTTCACCCTCCTGTTGCTAGAAAAAATGGTCAAGCAAGAGAAATTTAATAAAAGACCAATTTCAAATAACAGCAAAATTGACCAATCATAATGTCCCTCTAAATGGGTGGGCATTGTTTTCgctaactttatgacaagttctgCCCGCTGTGCCAGCTGCCATAATAATTGGCTGCAGAGTCGTGTGGACATGAGTATTGTGTTTTTAACTTGGGCCCGGAGTTGGGTGCTGTACCAGGGgccaggggcgctgtatgatggctggaCCTGcgatctgaccccagcttccgttgtactgtacatgtgtatatgacaaataaaggcattcttcttctaaaattacaaaatataagtactataatttatatattttttgtttttatgaaaCAAATATGAGCaaaattattttcatttacattttcagcatttagcagatgcctttatccaaagcgacttacagtacagttacagtatacaatctaagcaattgagggttaagggccttgctcaagggcccaacagcagcaacctggcagtggtgaggcttgaaccagcaaccttttgattactagttcagtaccctaaccgctaggctacagctttccCTTGCAAAATGTACATTGCATTCTAAGCTTTTATGATACAGTCTGAGAGGGGTTGGGGTTCAAGGGCCAAGGTTTTAGAGTCACAGTCACAGTTCAGATTCTACTATAAGATGAATTAACCacgctacactatatggccaaatgcatttggacacctgaccatgaggggcggcacagtgggtagcactgtcgcctcacagcaggaaggtcctgggtttgatccccaggcaggacggtccgagtcttgtgtaatgagtaactaccgttcctgtcattaatgtaaccaaagtgtaaaacatgacgttaaagtccaaataaacataaacacctgactatgagcttattggacatctcattaaaaaaacaaatggttttaAAACCTCTGTCTGACCTCTATGTGTAGctttttctgagaaggcttctcacaatactttgaagtatgtttgtgagaatttgtgcccattctgtcaaaaaaaatatttatatggcTGGGCTGATGTTGCTTAAGAAAGCCTTGATTGATGTTTCAGCCCATTCCAAAGCTGTACAGTGGGGCTGGggttaaaccaagcttttcttcacgtctttatagatcttgctctGTGCACAGAGGTATAAACATGTAGGAACAAGAAAGGATCCTACCTCCCTGTTGCTGCAAATGGAAGCATAtataacatacatacataattgATTACACCTGgcagcaactgttgtggctgttACTCTATAATCAATCATTTGAATTTAAAAAGTTGCCAAAAACATTTGTTCATACAGTGTGTGGCTGCACAAACTTCAGAACTAGAAGCATAATTTTGCTTCCAAGGAATGAATTGTAAAGAAACTGGTTTATAAATGCATTGTGTTGGAATATAAGTGGGATGATGGCACTTACTCTCAGGACACCACTTGTCTTCAGCCCAGCGATTACATCTGTAGTTATCGGAAGTCTCCTCACACGTGAAGCACTTAAAGCTTTTGGGGTAGGGTGTCGCTGCACACACaattggttacattaatgattaAGATTAAAAGTTTATTGCAAGCAAATTATATGTagtgtaaacaaataaaatctatctaaatatatttaaatagataatctataaatattattactattcatattagtattcatttatttatgtagctaCATAAatgcttcatttattttttcattttcccttttATCTAATTAGTGCCAATTTCCCTATTGCAGTTTTCttgctgcttgcaccacccccacacTGGCAGAGGTGAGCTGAGACTATCACTCTCCCCTTTCAACATGCATGCATTTTTTAcgccacatcttttcacctgccagtggcaGAATCTTAAAGAGTCGCACCATGTATGAAGAGCTATGTTATGACCTctacaggcagttgtagcctagcggtcaaggtactgaactagtaatcagagagtcgctggttcaagctccactaatgccaggttgctgctgttgggcccatgagcaaggccctcctTTAATTGCTCAAGTTTTAAATTGTATCCTCCAAATTAGCAAAACAGGGCACTTGGGTCGTCACAGAATGGTTTTGGCTTTCATATTTCAAGACTGCTTGTCAAGTACTTATGTTAGGCATAAATGCTTAATGTGTCAACATAGAAGATGCACTTACTACCCACGGGAGGCCTGATATTGTAGAAGTTGATGCTGTCACATCTCACCACAGCCAAAAGTAGCTTTGACGCGACCACAAAGTATAGGAGTAACATGATGGCCATTCTTTAAGATGATACTGACATgcacctgaaatgcagaaacgTCAGTTAGACACAGTTAATATaatgttaatataataaaaggGAGCTAATTAGCACAACTATGGTGCTGTGTGGTGGgaattttttccccaattttccttgCAATCTATTTGTATCTAATCATTTGTATCAACTGCATTTCGCttcatctactactgctgaccttcactcctgactcattaaaaaaaactatttcttTATGCTTGTCAACATTACGTACAAGGTTGAAAGTCATCAAATGTGAAAATCCCCAATACATGCCCTGTCTTTCCAAAACCAACGTTTCTATGCAAGCTCATAAGTGTACTTAATACAAGGGCAGTAAGAGTCACTGACAAAGCAAACAAAGTAAAAGTAAGTGTATTCAGCACTGACAGCATGTTTACCTACAGCTTTTCATGTTAAAGGTAACAACACACGCTAGGACTTGCACAATTTACCATGTTTAGCCCTCATAAATGACCTCAATGCACACAATGCATGTCCTTAAGGAGAAAGCATGGCTGAAATGGAGTCAAGAGAATGCACTTCTGTGCTTCTCTGCCTTTGCGTTTTTAACAAATCCTTTCACAAGAccttataaataaagaaaataaagcaagGTGAAATTCTTAATTGACAGCCGGATGTAGACTTAAGACTGCTATATGCAACACTGTCAGAGATGATGGGAGTAAATGTGTTTTCTATGTAAGATTATTATATGATTAAGATTCTCAGCTGTCAATACAGTGATTTCTGTCCTGTGTCAACAATGAAGtagcttaaataaaaaaaagactttgACTTAATACTGTTACATCaataaaaaagtgaatgttTGTGCTGTGATTGGTGGTCCAGCTAtagataaatataaatttagaagtaatataaatgtaatgaaaaacTAACTTCATATGACAGTAAAACTGACCAATCATATTGTCCCTCTAAATGGGTGGGCTTTGTCGTCGCaaactttatgacaagttccgCCCGCTGTGCTTACTGAAACAATGACGTGACCGTCATGTAGTTTGAACTCCAGCCTGAAACAGAACTTCTTTTTGCATAATCAATACACCAATTTCTGTCTTGTGTTTATGATGAGGTATCTTAAAGAAAACACATCTttgtgggggcggcacggttgggcggtctgggtactttctgtgtggagtttgcatgttttccctgcgtctgcgtgggtttcctctgggagctccggtttcctcccacagtccaaagacattcaagtgaggtgaattggagatacaaaattgtccatgactgtgttcgagataaccctgtgaactgatgacccttgtgtgtaatgagtaactaccgtttctgtcatgaatgtaaccaaagtgtaaaacatgacgttacaatcctaataaaacaaacaaacaagtagtGTCTGTGGTGTAAATTGCTCCACTTCAGCTGTCCAGACTGACACCACCATCATCAATGACACCATTCACTGACACATTAACAAGCAGAGGTGTCCTGCTGCTTATCTGTTACTAGCAATCTGAAAAACTGGATGCATTTGCTAAAATAGCTTTTAGGGTTTACGAAATACCTAATACCTGCTAAAAAGATATAAATCAGAATCATAATTGTATGACCTTACAGTACACCTCACATTATGTCGACCTGCCATAATAATAAGAAGTCAGTCAAAATGGCTTAAAATAGTTTTTCCAATCATTGTTACCTTTTATTGGCGACTTTCAacctagcacaacacacactaacaaaccaccaacatgtcagtgtcactgcagtgctgagaatgatccaccacctaaattatacctgctctgtggtggtcctgtgggggtcctgaccattgaagaacagggtgaaagcaggtgaaAAAGATATGTAGCAatgaaacagatgggctacagtcaataattgtagacctacaaagtgcttctatatgggaagtggagctgataaaatggacagtaagtgtagaaacaagaaggtggttttaatgttatggctgatcactgtaTATTAAGTTAGCATGCCATAAGTTTAAAGGCTATTATATAATTCTAATACTAGTGTTATAACCTCACATTACATCGACCTGCCATAATAATAAGCTGTCGGTCAAAGCGACTTAAAAATAGTATTTCCAATCATATAGAAGAcgagagattttttttaatttttttaattttttttatttttacccctttttctccccttttagcgcatccaattgttcaattagcatcgtgcttcctctctgtctatgccgaaccctgccctgacggaggtgattgaagctaaccagtatcccctccgaaacacgagcagcagccagatgcatctttgccacccacacatcgacgagtttggcgccacctagcattgcatgcggagagacacaccctaagggcaccctctcccatctctgtgtaagcgcctccaatcagccggcagagaacgcaatcgcattctgacagagagagacccacatccggttctttgtcccaccccccacatgagcaaccggccaatcgttgctcatatagccactcagcttcgaaccggtaaagcaaggctggattcgataccacgctctcagaatccagccctggttgcagcgcgtttctttttaccgctgcgccacctgagcggcaagacGAGAGATTTTAACATAGATATTAAATGGCATTCTAGGCAAACAAAAATCTAACTTAATGTaacaatgtttttaataataggTTTTTAGTATGCTTAGGTTTAAAGTCCATGTCATACCTGACATGAAGATATCAGTTGCATAAACAATACGAACAATTGACCTGTAATTCCTGATAATATGAACTCACATTTTCTAAATACGCTCTTATTTACAGCACTAAACTGGGATAAAATGGGATTACCAGAATAAAAAAGGTTAAGCACTCTCGCTTATAcaattcttccttgcaaaactcTTTGTGCTTTTTATACAATCTGACAAAACATACCAGTGACACCACCTACAGTGTTAAAGCATAAGTTCAAACTAG
The Trichomycterus rosablanca isolate fTriRos1 chromosome 12, fTriRos1.hap1, whole genome shotgun sequence genome window above contains:
- the lypd6b gene encoding ly6/PLAUR domain-containing protein 6B; this encodes MAIMLLLYFVVASKLLLAVVRCDSINFYNIRPPVGTTPYPKSFKCFTCEETSDNYRCNRWAEDKWCPENTQYCMTIHHFGRHGKTKFVTKRCASYKDCNAIGCQQHESTHHTKCISCCEGMACNVELPTNHTNAVFMRIQTYNNAATNIISRSRWSFVLLLPTVLAALLPF